One stretch of Armigeres subalbatus isolate Guangzhou_Male chromosome 2, GZ_Asu_2, whole genome shotgun sequence DNA includes these proteins:
- the LOC134211921 gene encoding probable cytochrome P450 9f2, producing the protein MGLSLLLLLIIVAVLGVIYRRMKKHYDYFHDKPIPSTATYPLFGSTGPLMLKRCAFNDFIQTIYNKYPSAKVFGTFDMTTKMFVIRDPDLIKKVTVKDFDYFINRRPLFGDSKEDDGNENILFNKTLVGMVDQRWRDMRAILSPAFTGSKMRAMFELIEQYSTQMVTILKEQSQETNYVDYEMKDCFSRMANDIIATCAFGLQVESLKSRDNEFFTMGKQMLNFNRLIVLMRVLGLRFFPGLMIKLGVDIVDKEQNQYFSKIIKEAVRAREAHGIVRPDMIHLLMQAKKGTLKHQQETMETTAGFATVEESGIGKSVINRTMTEPEFIAQCLVFFLAGFDTVSTGMVFTAYELAMNPDVQQKLYEEIVETNKELRGKPLTYDTLQQMKYMDMVVSESLRMWPVAAFDRKCVRDYILDDGAGLKFTIDEGACIWVPVHGIHRDPKYYPNPEKFVPERFSEENRHNIDMTMYMPFGIGPRNCIGSRFALMEIKAIMYALLLNFSFERNEKTPVPLKLVKGFTGLGVENGMHLRLKMRK; encoded by the exons ATGGGGCTAAGTCTTCTACTACTACTTATCATAGTAGCCGTCCTCGGAGTGATCTACCGACGGATGAAAAAGCACTATGACTACTTCCACGACAAACCGATTCCTTCGACGGCCACCTATCCTCTATTCGGCAGCACAGGTCCACTCATGTTGAAACGATGTGCTTTCAACGATTTCATCCAAACAATTTACAACAAATATCCGAGCGCAAA GGTGTTTGGGACGTTTGATATGACTACAAAAATGTTCGTTATCCGAGATCCTGATCTTATCAAGAAAGTAACGGTGAAGGATTTTGATTATTTCATCAATCGACGACCGCTATTTGGAGACAGCAAAGAAGACGATGGAAACGAAAATATTCTTTTTAACAAGACACTAGTAGGCATGGTTGATCAAAGGTGGCGAGACATGAGAGCCATCCTAAGCCCTGCGTTCACCGGAAGCAAAATGCGAGCAATGTTCGAACTGATTGAACAATACAGTACTCAAATGGTAACGATTTTGAAGGAACAATCTCAAGAAACAAACTACGTGGATTACGAAATGAAGGATTGCTTTTCAAGAATGGCCAACGATATCATAGCAACATGTGCGTTTGGTCTACAAGTCGAATCACTCAAAAGCCGCGATAACGAGTTCTTCACAATGGGAAAGCAAATGTTGAACTTCAATAGATTGATTGTGCTGATGCGTGTACTTGGATTGCGATTCTTTCCTGGTTTGATGATTAAATTGGGTGTCGATATCGTGGACAAAGAACAGAATCAATACTTTTCCAAGATCATCAAAGAAGCAGTTCGGGCTAGAGAAGCCCACGGGATCGTTCGTCCGGATATGATCCATCTTTTGATGCAAGCAAAGAAAGGAACCCTAAAAcatcaacaggaaacaatggaaacGACCGCAGGTTTTGCAACGGTTGAAGAATCGGGTATTGGCAAGTCGGTTATAAATAGAACCATGACAGAGCCGGAGTTCATTGCGCAATGCTTGGTTTTCTTCCTGGCAGGGTTTGATACCGTTTCTACGGGAATGGTATTTACGGCATATGAACTAGCGATGAACCCTGATGTCCAACAAAAATTGTACGAAGAAATTGTTGAAACCAACAAAGAACTTCGTGGAAAGCCTCTGACATATGATACTCTGCAGCAGATGAAGTACATGGACATGGTCGTTTCGGAATCCCTTAGAATGTGGCCAGTGGCTGCTTTCGATAGAAAATGTGTTCGTGATTACATTCTGGATGACGGTGCCGGATTGAAGTTCACCATCGACGAAGGAGCTTGCATCTGGGTTCCCGTGCATGGAATTCATCGCGATCCGAAGTACTATCCGAACCCGGAAAAGTTTGTACCAGAGCGATTCAGTGAAGAAAACCGACATAATATCGATATGACAATGTACATGCCTTTTGGTATCGGACCGAGGAATTGTATTGGTTCTAGATTCGCGTTGATGGAAATTAAGGCCATCATGTATGCATTGTTGTTGAATTTCAGTTTTGAGCGAAACGAGAAAACTCCGGTGCCACTAAAGCTTGTAAAAGGGTTCACTGGtctgggggttgaaaatggaaTGCATTTGAGACTGAAAATGCGAAAGTAA